In one window of Micromonospora cathayae DNA:
- a CDS encoding phosphotransferase family protein — protein sequence MDAATNRRIGWADLPASVRSGVGRILGGEVVAAVSQPGGFSPGTADRVRTADGRRAFVKAASPAVDERCARLHRREARNAAVLPPGAPVSRLLGCHDDGDWVALVYADVDGRHPVTPWRADELAAVQDTLETMARVLTPAPAGPVRTAARSLGPDFAGWHRIAADPPADLDPWVRAHLDELRAAADAGLAALTGDTLCHLDVRADNLLIDGAGTVTVVDWPWACRGPAWLDSILLLINVQLYGGHDTEALLRARPCTAGVDPAAVTGVLAGMAGFFLDGARQPPPPAVPTVRAFQRAQADALLPWLARRLP from the coding sequence ATGGACGCCGCCACGAACCGCCGGATCGGCTGGGCCGACCTGCCCGCGTCGGTCCGGTCCGGGGTCGGACGGATTCTCGGGGGCGAGGTGGTCGCGGCGGTGTCCCAGCCGGGCGGTTTCTCCCCCGGTACCGCCGACCGGGTCCGCACCGCCGACGGGCGGCGGGCCTTCGTCAAGGCGGCCAGTCCCGCCGTGGACGAACGCTGTGCCCGACTGCACCGCAGGGAGGCCCGCAACGCGGCCGTCCTGCCGCCGGGCGCGCCGGTGTCCCGGCTGCTCGGCTGCCACGACGACGGTGACTGGGTGGCGCTGGTCTACGCCGACGTCGACGGCCGGCATCCGGTGACGCCGTGGCGCGCGGACGAGTTGGCCGCCGTCCAGGACACCCTGGAGACGATGGCCCGGGTGCTCACCCCCGCGCCGGCCGGCCCGGTGCGCACCGCGGCCCGCTCGCTCGGGCCGGACTTCGCCGGCTGGCACCGGATCGCCGCCGACCCGCCCGCCGACCTGGACCCGTGGGTACGGGCACACCTCGACGAGCTGCGCGCCGCCGCCGACGCGGGGCTGGCCGCGCTGACCGGCGACACCCTGTGCCACCTGGACGTACGCGCCGACAACCTGCTGATCGACGGGGCCGGCACGGTCACCGTGGTCGACTGGCCGTGGGCCTGCCGGGGGCCGGCCTGGCTGGACAGCATCCTCCTGCTGATCAACGTCCAGCTGTACGGCGGGCACGACACCGAGGCGCTGCTGCGGGCCCGACCGTGCACCGCCGGGGTGGATCCGGCGGCGGTGACCGGGGTGCTGGCCGGGATGGCCGGCTTCTTCCTCGACGGGGCCCGCCAGCCGCCCCCGCCGGCGGTGCCGACCGTGCGGGCGTTCCAGCGCGCCCAGGCGGACGCCCTGCTGCCCTGGTTGGCCCGGCGGCTGCCCTGA
- a CDS encoding alpha/beta fold hydrolase yields MSYAHVNGVRLWHTSHGAGPPLVLLHGGIGSGEMFAPLLPALTAHRRVVTVDLQAHGRTPDVDRPLRHEWLADDVAALLGHLGLAGADLLGYSLGGAVALRTAIQHPGLVRRLVCVSVPCRRDGWYPEVRDGMARMGPETAEQTRASPTYEHYARVAPRPQDWPVLWTKLGALLRRDYDWSAEVARLTLPTLLVFADADAVRTAHVVEFFGLLGGGHRDAGWDGSGRPTARLAVLPGLTHYDIVGSPALAAAVVGFLTHPVHRPG; encoded by the coding sequence GTGAGCTACGCCCACGTCAACGGGGTACGCCTGTGGCACACCAGCCACGGCGCCGGCCCGCCGCTGGTGCTGCTGCACGGTGGTATCGGCTCCGGGGAGATGTTCGCGCCGCTGCTGCCGGCGCTCACCGCGCACCGCCGGGTGGTCACCGTCGACCTCCAGGCGCACGGTCGTACCCCGGACGTGGACCGGCCGCTGCGCCACGAGTGGCTCGCCGACGACGTGGCCGCCCTGCTCGGCCACCTCGGCCTGGCCGGGGCGGACCTGCTCGGGTACTCGCTGGGCGGTGCGGTGGCCCTGCGTACCGCGATCCAACATCCGGGCCTGGTGCGCCGGCTGGTCTGCGTCTCCGTCCCGTGCCGCCGCGACGGCTGGTACCCGGAGGTGCGCGACGGGATGGCCCGGATGGGGCCGGAGACCGCCGAACAGACCCGCGCCTCACCCACGTACGAGCACTACGCGCGGGTCGCGCCGCGCCCACAGGACTGGCCGGTGCTCTGGACCAAGCTCGGCGCGCTGCTGCGGCGGGACTACGACTGGTCCGCCGAGGTGGCCCGGTTGACCCTGCCCACGCTGCTGGTCTTCGCCGACGCCGACGCGGTCCGCACGGCCCACGTGGTGGAGTTCTTCGGGCTGCTCGGCGGCGGGCACCGGGACGCCGGCTGGGACGGCAGCGGCCGGCCCACCGCCCGGCTGGCCGTGCTGCCCGGCCTGACCCACTACGACATCGTCGGCTCGCCGGCCCTCGCGGCGGCCGTCGTCGGCTTCCTCACCCACCCGGTCCACCGGCCCGGCTGA
- a CDS encoding RCC1 domain-containing protein codes for MIAIAAGFGHSIALRSNGTVVAWGDNTYHQLGDGTDTTSLVPVQVCAVGEVAPCGRFLSGVTAIAAGGFHSLAILRNGTVVSWGWNGEGQLGDGTFDQRLVPVQVCAVGQVAPCGQFLSGVSGIAAGGLHSLARLGASSAVVSWGWNADGQLGNGTTTESPVPVRVCAVGQVAPCSQFLTTARTLAGGYWHSLAVVGNADAVGWGYNGEGELGDGTTTSRSTPVRVCAVGQVAPCSRFLTAVNAVSAGANHSLARLGDGSVVSWGYNALGQLGDGTTTTRLTPVRVCAVGETAPCTRFLYQVRIIAAGADHSMAQLSSGGVITWGYNAEGQLGDGTTTSRSVPVRVCAVGEVAPCTRFLILIRGIAAGTFHSMALQPNYTVATWGGNSFGQLGDGTTENRLTPVQVLAPAT; via the coding sequence GTGATCGCCATCGCCGCCGGCTTCGGGCACAGTATCGCGTTGCGTTCCAACGGCACCGTCGTGGCCTGGGGCGACAACACCTACCACCAGCTCGGTGACGGCACCGACACCACCAGCCTCGTTCCGGTGCAGGTGTGTGCGGTGGGGGAGGTCGCGCCCTGCGGCCGGTTCCTGAGCGGGGTCACCGCCATCGCCGCCGGCGGCTTCCACAGCCTCGCCATCCTCCGCAACGGCACCGTCGTCTCCTGGGGCTGGAACGGTGAGGGGCAACTCGGCGACGGCACCTTCGACCAGCGTCTCGTCCCCGTGCAGGTGTGTGCGGTGGGCCAGGTCGCGCCCTGCGGCCAGTTCCTCAGCGGGGTCTCGGGCATCGCCGCCGGCGGTCTGCACAGCCTTGCCCGGTTGGGTGCCAGTTCGGCCGTCGTCTCCTGGGGCTGGAACGCCGACGGTCAGCTCGGCAACGGCACCACCACGGAGAGCCCGGTCCCGGTGCGGGTGTGTGCGGTGGGGCAGGTCGCGCCCTGTAGCCAGTTCCTCACCACCGCCCGGACCCTCGCCGGGGGTTACTGGCACAGCCTGGCGGTGGTGGGCAACGCCGACGCCGTCGGCTGGGGTTACAACGGCGAGGGGGAACTCGGTGACGGCACCACCACGTCACGCTCCACCCCGGTGCGGGTGTGCGCGGTGGGGCAGGTCGCGCCCTGTAGCCGCTTCCTGACCGCCGTCAACGCCGTCTCCGCCGGTGCCAACCACAGCCTGGCCCGGCTGGGCGACGGCAGCGTCGTCAGCTGGGGCTACAACGCCCTCGGCCAGCTCGGTGACGGCACCACCACGACACGCCTCACCCCGGTAAGGGTCTGCGCGGTGGGGGAGACCGCACCCTGTACCCGGTTCCTGTACCAGGTGCGGATCATCGCCGCCGGTGCCGACCACAGCATGGCGCAGCTGAGCAGTGGCGGCGTGATCACCTGGGGCTACAACGCGGAGGGCCAGCTCGGTGACGGCACCACCACGTCACGTTCCGTCCCGGTACGGGTGTGCGCGGTGGGCGAGGTCGCGCCGTGTACCCGGTTCCTGATCCTGATCAGGGGCATCGCGGCCGGCACCTTCCACAGCATGGCGTTGCAGCCCAACTACACCGTCGCCACCTGGGGCGGGAACTCCTTCGGCCAGCTCGGGGACGGCACCACCGAGAACCGGCTCACCCCGGTGCAGGTCCTGGCACCCGCGACCTAG